The Coccidioides posadasii str. Silveira chromosome 3, complete sequence genome contains a region encoding:
- a CDS encoding uncharacterized protein (EggNog:ENOG410PK4G~COG:S~BUSCO:3412at33183), with the protein MPKKKKSQVSLASEDVKGESSPAASVPASPDPQSPRPPLQGSGAKKGGEKSKQAQPSTSALIICRNKHWRYISSFHGPWLQLPPDILETLSFSNYASPRPHPIDPAVFFDIVKIRRSIEEATDLAVRAANGTTSSALGNSLNASNGILSGGSSAVLGLGIGGGSGHAKLSRERRHRMREHATQKLAKAYRLDEIAASVATMQSASALEEVAKLVLQRNEYDCDAQYVHFFHEKIPSRSLAQCTSLEPLDEIIATRPREGSTFRTRAVTRVFKDDYTGAARDLTEGLSVFRLYMTPHVEGKGEAELFAARKENEPRTMDIREELRVDEKDQPTGLETQLLFHRAGVYLSIACQHIKSALDDLKLSQKERIPKPEPYNEGASSPSLSPAGKEAYRRWLEARKIIKTNARRALRDYMSFLSHFDYTPGLSCEVAEAFLRKVNYTSSGNFGKPRRPRTHPSRLLESGDGSEDIPGQNGHSSLPSTTVYKVSELFSAQPPPDLPPFPAESQELVSAAQAHGGDSDDHSSHEAVTYHPLLTDALHSLLLCHALVQTSSKELLRHAYMAARVARVCDGYPIFLAPRSPSRADWMEVISHVDNWIDLKQPWESLCAPAPISQGQGIEKIGLTEEEERENRKHEAILEALGDDRVFDEATFRAVVQAREKRMEQQQQQQRKASGQGGGSPVIKRWAQEDGKEYPICTERAEGIIRWIQEAPLSTGEGRAKGKKGKKKRSSKGDNETPAEITTSREDSFQDAD; encoded by the exons ATGccgaaaaagaagaaatccCAGGTCAGCCTGGCGAGCGAGGACGTCAAGGGAGAAAGCTCACCAGCAGCAAGCGTTCCTGCGTCTCCAGATCCTCAGTCGCCGCGGCCGCCGCTGCAAGGATCCGGAGCGAAGAAAGGAGGTGAGAAGAGCAAACAGGCGCAGCCCTCGACATCGGCACTCATCATATGTCGGAACAA ACACTGGCGAtacatttcttcttttcacGGCCCTTGGCTCCAGCTACCTCCGGATATCCTCGAGACCCTTTCGTTTAGTAACTATGCCTCCCCGCGACCTCATCCCATCGACCCCGCTGTGTTCTTCGACATCGTCAAGATCCGCCGCTCCATCGAGGAAGCCACCGACCTCGCCGTCCGAGCTGCGAACGGGACCACCTCTTCGGCGCTGGGGAATTCGCTCAATGCCTCCAATGGCATCCTGAGCGGCGGAAGCAGCGCGGTGCTCGGACTAGGGATAGGCGGGGGCAGTGGGCACGCGAAACTGAGCCGCGAGCGACGACATCGCATGCGGGAGCACGCGACGCAGAAGCTCGCCAAGGCGTACCGGCTGGACGAGATCGCGGCGAGTGTGGCGACGATGCAGTCTGCGTCTGCGCTCGAGGAGGTGGCCAAGCTGGTGCTGCAGCGGAACGAGTACGACTGCGATGCCCAGTATGTGCATTTTTTCCATGAGAAGATTCCGTCTCGGTCGTTGGCGCAGTGTACGAGCCTGGAGCCGCTGGATGAGATCATTGCTACACGGCCGCGGGAAGGGTCGACGTTCAGGACAAGAGCGGTGACGAGGGTGTTTAAAGATGATTATACCGGTGCTGCGAGGGATCTTACGGAAGGGCTGAGCGTGTTCCGTCTATACATGACTCCACACGTAGAAGGCAAGGGTGAGGCTGAGCTGTTCGCCGCTaggaaagaaaatgaacCGCGGACCATGGATATCCGGGAGGAATTGAGGGTGGATGAGAAGGATCAGCCCACGGGCTTGGAGACGCAGCTATTGTTCCATCGGGCCGGTGTATATCTGAGTATCGCCTGCCAGCACATCAAATCTGCCTTGGATGATCTAAAGCTGTCTCAGAAGGAACGCATCCCTAAGCCAGAGCCCTACAACGAAGGCGCCAGCTCCCCGTCGTTGTCCCCTGCTGGAAAGGAGGCATACCGTCGGTGGCTGGAGGCGCGCAAGATTATAAAGACAAATGCCCGACGTGCCCTTCGTGACTACATGAGCTTTCTGTCGCACTTTGACTATACGCCAGGCCTTTCTTGTGAAGTAGCCGAAGCATTCCTACGCAAGGTCAACTATACGTCATCTGGAAATTTCGGAAAGCCACGACGGCCGCGGACCCATCCAAGCCGTCTGCTTGAGTCTGGGGACGGCAGCGAGGATATCCCCGGACAGAACGGTCATTCGTCTCTGCCTTCCACTACGGTATATAAAGTCTCCGAGCTCTTTTCTGCGCAACCTCCGCCGGACCTCCCTCCTTTCCCCGCCGAATCCCAGGAACTGGTTTCCGCAGCCCAGGCACATGGCGGCGACAGCGATGATCACTCCTCTCACGAAGCTGTCACTTATCACCCCCTCCTGACCGATGCACTCCACTCACTGCTTCTATGCCACGCACTCGTCCAGACGTCTTCAAAAGAACTTCTTCGCCATGCCTACATGGCTGCCCGGGTCGCCCGGGTCTGCGACGGATATCCGATCTTTCTAGCCCCGCGGTCTCCCTCCCGTGCAGACTGGATGGAAGTGATCAGTCACGTAGATAACTGGATCGATTTGAAACAGCCGTGGGAGTCTCTCTGCGCGCCAGCACCCATTTCCCAGGGGCAAGGGATCGAGAAGATTGGCCTCACGGAGGAGGAAGAGCGGGAGAATCGGAAACATGAAGCGATCCTGGAGGCACTGGGAGACGACCGGGTGTTCGATGAGGCAACCTTCCGGGCTGTGGTGCAGGCGCGCGAGAAGCGgatggagcagcagcagcagcagcagcgaaAGGCGAGTGGGCAAGGCGGTGGCAGCCCTGTGATCAAGCGCTGGGCGCAGGAGGATGGGAAGGAGTATCCTATCTGTACGGAGCGGGCGGAGGGCATTATTCGGTGGATCCAGGAGGCTCCTCTCTCTACAGGTGAAGGACGAGCAAAGGGGaagaaggggaagaagaaaaggtccTCCAAGGGTGATAACGAGACTCCCGCTGAAATCACGACGTCGAGAGAAGACAGCTTCCAAGATGCGGATTGA
- the LSM6_2 gene encoding U4/U6-U5 snRNP complex subunit lsm6 (EggNog:ENOG410PRHI~COG:A): protein MGKGGADVTSRTELNRGLISQTCSRAKNYAPPSLFAYSSSIRSSYRRSASSLLSCPSVPVPCSDMPVAEEAVHWVDCWESDEEELLREADCLSPESSAGAGLSWIGMVGGFVVMDLGSLRGEMGLRQGRQVF, encoded by the coding sequence ATGGGAAAAGGTGGAGCAGATGTTACGTCCAGAACGGAGCTGAATCGCGGCTTAATATCGCAGACGTGTTCGAGGGCTAAAAACTATGCTCCACCCTCCCTCTTTGCGTATTCCTCTTCCATTCGCTCCTCGTACAGGCGGTCAGCTTCCTCTCTGCTCAGCTGCCCTTCCGTACCCGTGCCATGTTCAGACATGCCCGTGGCGGAAGAAGCGGTGCACTGGGTGGACTGCTGGGAATCGGACGAAGAGGAGTTGCTTCGAGAAGCAGATTGTTTATCGCCGGAGTCGTCCGCGGGAGCTGGATTAAGCTGGATTGGCATGGTGGGGGGGTTCGTAGTTATGGATCTTGGTTCCCTCCGCGGTGAAATGGGGCTGAGACAAGGACGTCAAGTTTTCTAA